One part of the Mariniblastus fucicola genome encodes these proteins:
- a CDS encoding Gfo/Idh/MocA family protein, with the protein MPIGFGIVGCGMIANFHAKAIEAIPGAKLIGCQSRRMESATKLAAEYDCEPYDDLQAMLANPKVDVITICTPSGAHMEPAILAAKAGKHLIIEKPLEITLKRCDRIIEACKKNGVLLSTIFPSRFHRASQLLKEAIDKGRFGTLTLGDAYVKWFRTQEYYDSGQWRGTWDLDGGGALMNQAIHNVDLLTWLMGPVAELSAQTATLAHDRIEVEDVATASLKFENGALGVIEASTAAFPGMLKKTEIHGSDGSAVIEEEDIKVWEFRKKTAKDKKIIDEFNSVTETGGGAADPSAIGFEAHEKQFRDVIRAIKTGKPMAIDGAEGRRSVEVILAIYKAAETGKTVKLPLKIDPVLKARKK; encoded by the coding sequence ATGCCAATCGGATTTGGAATCGTCGGATGCGGAATGATCGCCAACTTTCACGCCAAAGCAATTGAAGCGATCCCCGGCGCGAAATTGATTGGTTGCCAAAGCCGCAGAATGGAATCGGCAACGAAGCTGGCTGCCGAGTATGACTGCGAGCCGTACGATGACTTGCAGGCGATGCTGGCCAATCCCAAAGTGGATGTGATCACGATTTGCACTCCCAGCGGTGCTCACATGGAGCCCGCGATTCTTGCGGCGAAAGCTGGTAAACATCTGATAATAGAAAAGCCTCTGGAAATCACGCTTAAACGCTGCGACAGAATCATTGAAGCCTGCAAGAAGAATGGCGTTTTGCTTTCGACGATCTTCCCATCACGCTTCCATCGCGCCAGCCAATTGCTGAAAGAAGCCATCGACAAAGGCCGTTTCGGAACGTTGACGCTCGGCGACGCCTACGTCAAATGGTTCCGGACTCAGGAATACTACGACAGCGGACAGTGGCGTGGAACGTGGGATCTCGACGGTGGAGGAGCCTTGATGAACCAGGCGATTCACAACGTTGATCTGCTGACCTGGCTGATGGGCCCAGTGGCAGAGCTTTCCGCTCAGACGGCAACGCTTGCTCACGATCGGATCGAAGTCGAAGACGTGGCAACCGCGTCTTTGAAGTTCGAAAACGGAGCCCTCGGCGTTATCGAAGCGTCGACGGCGGCGTTTCCTGGCATGCTGAAGAAAACCGAAATTCACGGCAGCGACGGTTCGGCAGTCATCGAAGAGGAAGACATCAAGGTTTGGGAGTTCAGGAAGAAGACAGCCAAGGACAAGAAGATCATCGATGAATTCAATTCTGTTACCGAGACCGGAGGGGGTGCTGCAGATCCGTCCGCGATTGGATTCGAGGCCCACGAGAAACAGTTCCGCGATGTGATTCGAGCGATCAAAACGGGAAAACCGATGGCGATCGACGGGGCCGAGGGACGTCGCAGCGTGGAAGTGATTCTGGCGATCTATAAAGCTGCGGAGACAGGCAAGACCGTAAAGCTGCCTTTGAAAATTGACCCTGTGTTGAAGGCTCGCAAGAAATAG
- a CDS encoding MBL fold metallo-hydrolase codes for MTENVPLLTHSHGDLTVEGYSRAAVQSYWRIPELKLGFDLGAHPWEFMGTPTWMISHAHLDHVAGIPLHVSRRRLMKMAPPRLLMPAYMTKSIRKMLTSFEALDRGKMPCDLIGLVAGDEFELSRELVVKTLRTTHTVTSMGYVIFERRNKLKAEFRDLSGEQIRDLREAGTEVTEEIRVPIIGYTGDTSPRGLDDNPLFYEVKILITEMTFVAPDHRQDLIHKNGHMHLNDFVDRKNEFKNELIVASHLSTRYSPRQAMHHVRKGLPDMLDGRLKLWV; via the coding sequence ATGACCGAAAACGTTCCACTTTTAACACATTCGCACGGTGACCTGACTGTTGAAGGATACTCCCGGGCAGCCGTTCAGTCCTATTGGCGAATCCCTGAGCTGAAGCTCGGCTTCGACCTCGGAGCGCATCCCTGGGAGTTCATGGGGACACCTACGTGGATGATCTCGCACGCGCATCTCGACCACGTGGCTGGAATCCCGCTGCACGTTTCCCGACGACGGCTGATGAAAATGGCACCACCACGCTTGCTCATGCCGGCTTACATGACCAAGTCGATTCGCAAAATGCTGACGTCTTTCGAAGCACTTGACCGTGGCAAAATGCCGTGCGATTTGATCGGCCTGGTCGCCGGAGACGAGTTTGAACTTTCCCGCGAACTGGTCGTCAAGACACTTCGCACGACGCATACCGTCACCAGCATGGGATACGTCATTTTTGAACGTCGCAACAAGCTGAAGGCTGAGTTTCGCGATCTGTCCGGAGAGCAGATTCGGGATTTGAGAGAGGCCGGAACCGAAGTGACCGAAGAGATTCGCGTGCCGATCATTGGCTATACGGGTGACACGTCGCCGCGTGGCCTGGATGACAATCCGCTTTTCTACGAAGTCAAAATCTTGATTACCGAGATGACGTTCGTCGCACCCGATCACCGCCAGGACTTGATCCACAAGAATGGTCACATGCACCTGAATGATTTTGTGGATCGCAAGAACGAGTTCAAGAACGAACTGATCGTCGCGTCGCATTTGAGCACACGTTACTCGCCAAGACAGGCGATGCATCATGTGCGAAAGGGTCTGCCGGACATGCTCGACGGTCGACTTAAACTATGGGTTTAG
- a CDS encoding CPBP family intramembrane glutamic endopeptidase — translation MLTAFAIVQYSILAICLALWSIRISAYRPLFGTQRREEFMLPRMQQVSPVGMVDIFVTVLLWFCLQSVGLILVPLLMGISFEQLQDPESLSPRQLLEFSGWMALLQLLSTFAAAAYLLIRHRRVGWLGSGKWLGNDVLLGIVSSLMLIPVVMLIQLVVTQLIPYTHPTLDSLTENFTGATAIWAWIAAVGVAPLAEEFFFRGLIQGWLQRAFDYDEPKAWFSGGVVEESTAREFANGYFKQLQFWAPILITSIAFAGVHMGQGPAPIPLFFLSIGIGYVFRKSGSLWPCVIVHMLLNSLSLTMLTLGVMYPELMPADVEPAPALVW, via the coding sequence ATGCTAACTGCTTTCGCCATCGTTCAATACTCGATCCTCGCGATCTGCCTTGCGCTTTGGTCGATCCGGATTTCTGCCTATAGGCCGTTATTCGGTACGCAGCGGCGCGAAGAGTTCATGTTGCCTCGCATGCAGCAAGTTTCGCCCGTCGGAATGGTCGACATTTTCGTAACCGTTTTGCTCTGGTTTTGCCTGCAATCGGTCGGGCTGATTTTGGTGCCGCTTTTGATGGGCATCAGCTTCGAGCAGTTGCAAGACCCGGAGTCCTTGAGCCCAAGGCAGCTGCTCGAGTTTAGCGGCTGGATGGCGTTGCTGCAGTTACTTTCGACTTTCGCCGCCGCGGCCTATTTGCTGATTCGGCATCGTCGCGTGGGTTGGCTTGGCAGCGGCAAATGGCTGGGCAACGATGTTCTGCTTGGGATCGTAAGCTCGCTGATGCTGATTCCTGTCGTCATGCTGATTCAGTTGGTTGTGACTCAGCTCATTCCGTACACGCATCCGACGCTCGATTCTCTTACGGAGAACTTTACGGGTGCAACTGCGATATGGGCATGGATTGCCGCAGTCGGCGTGGCGCCGTTGGCGGAAGAGTTCTTTTTTCGTGGGCTCATCCAGGGGTGGTTGCAACGGGCGTTTGACTATGACGAACCGAAAGCCTGGTTCAGTGGCGGAGTCGTTGAGGAAAGTACAGCCCGTGAGTTTGCCAACGGTTACTTTAAACAGCTGCAGTTCTGGGCGCCGATTCTGATTACTTCCATTGCGTTCGCCGGAGTTCATATGGGGCAAGGACCGGCTCCTATCCCGCTGTTTTTCCTGTCGATCGGCATTGGCTATGTATTTCGCAAGTCAGGTTCGCTTTGGCCGTGCGTCATCGTGCACATGCTGCTGAATTCTCTGTCGCTGACGATGTTGACGCTGGGAGTCATGTATCCCGAATTGATGCCTGCCGACGTCGAGCCGGCCCCGGCGTTGGTTTGGTAA
- a CDS encoding polysaccharide biosynthesis tyrosine autokinase — MPSSGGGLSELYNFDVFDMVRRKIWLILFFTLLGIAAALLFFFQAPKTYRSTAKVFVDEKSAPSISEEDGYAQDTVEKYIEILRSTATLKNAIRDGKFEQMETFEDVDSVIRYLRDGKALIAKSADVKSNSGVIKISFDGGNQKEAEQILDAVVKAFGSYIDSDAEEIGGQTTQLWKTLNENMLSRTKEVQEEIEKLMGLPEMLIVDGRVQNPYQLQQARLHEELHQLRRERTRLEARVTSIQQAKAMGKNPESLVIGVLQEFSETNMGAYTSTHNKYVELKMLEQELLQQYGSNHPELKNVRKQIAMVDSMRMQELSSLRGEENELQGKPDMVADFVERVAGQIAMISAQEKSLEESILDEQRKAAQTSVNIERLLALQRERDRLELYSDNTIDKLGEVEVLKDFKWRKMSELNPASVAEQVAPSLPLCLGGGLFLGTLLGFLFAGVKEMAEKTFRSSEDIAAILGSRVIGHVGLFQRVRPRKDSPFSNVAPELIALHQPSNQNCEAYRSIRTSIFFRAQETGAKIIQMTSPTPGDGKSTTIANLAASMAQSGRKVLLIDADLRKPRQHKYFGVDNDYGLTSVVYGQMEPEEAVRVIQPEYLSVVTCGPIPPNPSELLTSARFEAIIGVYREQYDYILIDTPPLLAVTDPAIVCRFVDLVYMVMRITNGVRSNSVRAKEVIDSMGVELSGVIINGLRRRDQKTYDYKGGKYGYGGYTYGGGYGSSYGKNYSGNAPTPAANTPSHQPPIPNLVDAKSSSKSRN; from the coding sequence ATGCCATCTTCCGGTGGCGGACTTTCGGAGTTGTACAACTTTGACGTGTTCGACATGGTCCGGCGAAAGATCTGGCTGATACTGTTCTTTACGTTGCTTGGCATCGCCGCTGCATTGTTGTTCTTCTTTCAGGCTCCAAAAACGTATCGCTCGACGGCAAAAGTTTTTGTCGATGAAAAGAGCGCGCCGAGCATTTCGGAAGAAGACGGCTACGCTCAGGACACCGTGGAAAAATACATCGAGATTTTGCGAAGCACGGCGACGCTCAAGAATGCGATTCGCGATGGCAAGTTCGAGCAGATGGAAACCTTCGAGGATGTCGATTCTGTCATCCGCTATTTGCGAGACGGGAAAGCTCTGATCGCAAAGTCCGCCGATGTTAAATCGAACTCGGGCGTGATCAAGATTTCTTTTGACGGCGGCAATCAGAAAGAAGCTGAGCAGATCTTGGATGCAGTTGTCAAAGCTTTCGGTAGCTACATCGATTCGGACGCTGAAGAAATTGGTGGCCAGACCACTCAGCTTTGGAAGACGCTCAATGAAAACATGCTGAGCCGCACGAAAGAAGTTCAGGAAGAGATCGAGAAACTGATGGGGCTTCCAGAGATGCTGATCGTCGACGGTCGCGTCCAGAATCCTTACCAGCTCCAACAAGCCCGGTTGCACGAAGAGTTACATCAATTGCGTCGAGAACGTACTCGACTCGAGGCACGCGTGACTTCAATCCAACAGGCCAAGGCGATGGGTAAAAACCCGGAGTCACTGGTGATCGGTGTCTTGCAGGAGTTCAGCGAAACAAACATGGGAGCTTACACTTCCACACACAATAAGTACGTTGAGTTGAAAATGCTGGAGCAGGAGCTGCTGCAACAATATGGCTCCAATCATCCGGAACTTAAGAATGTTCGTAAACAAATCGCGATGGTCGATTCAATGCGAATGCAGGAACTTTCGTCGCTGCGAGGCGAAGAAAATGAACTGCAGGGCAAGCCCGATATGGTTGCTGATTTTGTCGAGCGAGTTGCCGGCCAAATTGCAATGATCTCTGCCCAGGAGAAGAGCCTTGAGGAATCGATTCTTGATGAGCAGCGTAAAGCTGCACAGACCTCGGTCAATATCGAGCGATTGCTGGCTTTGCAGAGAGAACGCGATCGCCTTGAGTTGTACAGCGACAACACGATTGACAAGCTTGGTGAGGTCGAAGTCCTCAAGGATTTTAAATGGCGAAAGATGTCAGAACTGAATCCAGCCTCGGTCGCTGAGCAAGTGGCTCCAAGCCTGCCGCTGTGTCTTGGCGGTGGACTGTTCCTTGGAACATTGCTTGGATTCCTGTTCGCGGGCGTCAAAGAGATGGCTGAGAAAACCTTCCGCTCTTCAGAAGACATCGCAGCGATTCTGGGCTCTCGAGTCATCGGTCACGTTGGACTGTTCCAACGAGTTCGTCCTCGCAAGGATTCACCTTTTTCAAATGTTGCTCCAGAATTGATCGCGCTTCACCAGCCGTCGAACCAGAACTGTGAAGCCTATCGTTCGATTCGAACATCGATCTTTTTCCGGGCCCAGGAAACGGGTGCGAAGATTATTCAGATGACCAGCCCGACACCGGGCGACGGTAAGTCAACGACGATCGCCAACCTGGCAGCGTCAATGGCTCAGTCCGGTCGCAAAGTGCTTTTGATCGACGCCGATTTGCGTAAGCCGCGTCAGCACAAGTATTTCGGAGTCGACAACGACTACGGTTTGACGTCCGTCGTTTATGGACAGATGGAACCTGAAGAAGCCGTTCGCGTGATTCAGCCCGAGTACCTGTCGGTCGTCACCTGCGGTCCGATTCCTCCGAACCCGTCCGAGCTGCTTACTTCGGCTCGTTTCGAAGCGATCATCGGTGTCTACCGTGAACAGTATGACTACATCCTGATCGATACGCCGCCACTGTTGGCCGTTACGGATCCGGCAATCGTTTGTCGCTTCGTCGACCTCGTGTACATGGTTATGCGAATCACCAATGGTGTCCGAAGCAATTCGGTTCGTGCAAAAGAAGTCATCGATTCGATGGGCGTCGAACTGTCGGGTGTTATTATCAACGGCCTTCGTCGTCGCGACCAGAAAACCTACGACTACAAAGGCGGCAAGTACGGCTACGGCGGATACACTTACGGCGGAGGATACGGTTCGAGCTACGGCAAAAACTACTCGGGCAATGCTCCGACTCCTGCAGCGAATACTCCGTCGCATCAGCCACCCATTCCAAATTTGGTCGATGCGAAGTCGTCGTCAAAGTCCCGTAACTAA
- a CDS encoding carboxypeptidase-like regulatory domain-containing protein, whose translation MLIKKFAAVLMCCLFAAAATAQDAKIEAPAVASDAATTVVKKSVKVMLNEEGALEGKAFLEESKEVAANVKVSLSANGKVIDAVETDEKGNFSFANVAPGAYQMLGSADGYVGTQSYNVVPYSSPAVGSPCSLGMCGASSNVVYDNYASAPVSSFSSSCGSCNTCGGGLGGGRLGGRLGGGLLSNGRIGLIGLAGLAGLAGDDASPDR comes from the coding sequence ATGTTGATCAAGAAGTTTGCCGCTGTCCTTATGTGCTGCCTGTTCGCAGCAGCTGCGACAGCCCAGGATGCCAAAATTGAGGCACCAGCGGTCGCATCCGACGCAGCAACTACTGTCGTGAAGAAAAGCGTCAAAGTAATGCTGAACGAAGAGGGAGCTCTTGAAGGCAAGGCTTTCCTTGAGGAATCTAAAGAAGTTGCCGCTAACGTGAAAGTTTCTCTTTCTGCGAATGGCAAAGTCATCGACGCAGTCGAGACCGACGAAAAAGGCAACTTTTCGTTCGCCAATGTTGCACCTGGTGCTTACCAGATGCTGGGATCGGCTGACGGATATGTTGGTACTCAGTCGTACAACGTAGTCCCTTACTCCAGCCCAGCAGTCGGCTCTCCTTGCTCGCTCGGCATGTGCGGTGCAAGCTCGAACGTTGTTTACGACAACTACGCTTCGGCTCCTGTGTCTTCATTTTCGTCTAGCTGCGGCTCATGCAACACATGCGGCGGCGGACTTGGTGGCGGTCGTCTCGGTGGACGCCTTGGTGGTGGACTCTTGAGCAACGGTCGCATTGGACTGATTGGTCTCGCTGGACTCGCTGGACTTGCGGGCGACGATGCAAGCCCGGATCGCTAA
- a CDS encoding protein-disulfide reductase DsbD family protein gives MMVALAACLLVGVSAGTTVAQFGTPAFGADGDPFTLTAKFGSFKDSNKGILTVTATIEKPWHIYSLTQPEGGPTRSEIIIEDSEKFKITGDFEPDSDPHSEVEEAFAPVPSEYHEGTVKWSAPIQLAEGVDPQELAIEVSYAGLRCAGMEGCVPIGGVEAVANFGGFIEAINSDAPLRIEDSHLLISGKLAHEGGGKLKPGDKAFVEVKLEPVDGFHVYQYTPDPEKPESVEKLTLLAVTKANDWSIDAVEVIPEDPATVKTKKGVKHYEGPVTLKIPFTIGAEAEAKEYVLGGVAGFQTCDPRGCTQPRGVSWEVTVPVAVESTASPNLRVTDTGVQYSEVEEKVKDAAEKNKNNAGAWSGYSPMVVLPLAFVAGFILNFMPCVLPVVGLKIMSFMHMAGENPRRVFMLNFVFVLGMLAVFMVFAALAVTFNFGWGEAYTNLSFKVIMIAIVFGFGLSFFGLWEIPMPGVVNSEKANELANQEGYVGQFFKGILTTLLATPCSGPMLIPAVVWAMAQTPLMTFTVFLFLGLGMALPYLVIGAFPKLAGFLPKPGGWMETFKQIMGFVLIATTIFLINGVSAKYNTSVLTMLLFIGLGCWWIGKTELYEPLGKQLKAWGAGFAIIAFGVFLAFGALLPWYELDYKPYSDAAVAKHLKEGRTVLVDFTADW, from the coding sequence ATGATGGTTGCACTCGCCGCGTGCTTGCTGGTGGGAGTATCTGCAGGAACCACGGTTGCGCAGTTCGGAACGCCTGCTTTTGGCGCCGACGGTGATCCATTTACGCTGACCGCAAAGTTCGGCAGTTTCAAGGACAGCAACAAAGGCATCCTGACGGTCACGGCCACGATTGAAAAGCCATGGCACATCTATTCGCTGACCCAGCCCGAAGGTGGGCCGACTCGTTCCGAAATCATTATTGAAGATTCGGAAAAGTTTAAGATCACGGGCGACTTCGAGCCTGATTCGGATCCACACTCCGAGGTCGAAGAAGCCTTTGCGCCTGTCCCCAGCGAATATCACGAAGGCACTGTAAAATGGAGTGCTCCGATCCAGCTTGCTGAGGGAGTCGATCCTCAAGAGCTCGCGATCGAGGTCTCTTACGCGGGTTTGCGTTGTGCGGGAATGGAGGGCTGTGTTCCGATTGGTGGTGTCGAGGCCGTCGCAAACTTCGGCGGGTTCATCGAGGCTATCAACAGTGACGCGCCGCTGCGAATCGAGGATTCACATCTTTTGATCTCTGGCAAGCTGGCACACGAGGGCGGAGGCAAACTCAAGCCAGGCGACAAGGCATTCGTCGAGGTGAAGCTGGAGCCGGTCGATGGATTTCACGTCTATCAGTACACGCCGGATCCTGAAAAGCCAGAATCTGTCGAAAAGCTCACGTTGCTGGCGGTCACAAAAGCCAATGACTGGTCGATTGACGCCGTCGAAGTCATTCCGGAAGACCCTGCGACAGTGAAAACCAAGAAGGGTGTCAAGCACTATGAAGGCCCGGTAACGCTGAAGATTCCGTTCACCATCGGAGCAGAGGCTGAGGCCAAAGAATACGTTCTTGGCGGAGTCGCTGGATTTCAAACCTGCGATCCAAGAGGCTGCACTCAACCGCGCGGCGTCAGCTGGGAAGTCACGGTGCCGGTCGCGGTCGAGTCGACGGCGTCTCCGAATCTGCGCGTGACCGATACGGGCGTCCAATACAGCGAGGTCGAAGAAAAAGTCAAAGACGCCGCTGAGAAGAACAAGAATAACGCCGGAGCATGGTCTGGTTATTCGCCAATGGTCGTGCTTCCATTGGCTTTCGTGGCCGGATTCATTTTGAACTTCATGCCATGCGTTTTGCCGGTCGTCGGCCTGAAGATTATGTCGTTCATGCACATGGCCGGTGAGAACCCTCGCCGTGTGTTTATGCTGAACTTCGTCTTCGTGCTGGGGATGTTGGCGGTCTTCATGGTGTTCGCTGCGTTGGCCGTCACGTTCAATTTTGGCTGGGGAGAAGCCTACACCAATCTGTCGTTCAAAGTCATTATGATCGCGATCGTGTTCGGATTCGGTCTCAGCTTCTTCGGCCTGTGGGAAATTCCGATGCCCGGCGTCGTGAACTCGGAAAAGGCGAACGAGCTTGCCAATCAGGAAGGCTACGTCGGTCAATTCTTCAAAGGGATTTTGACCACGCTGTTGGCAACTCCTTGCAGCGGTCCAATGTTGATTCCGGCCGTCGTGTGGGCGATGGCTCAAACGCCTTTGATGACGTTCACGGTGTTCCTGTTTTTGGGGCTGGGAATGGCGTTGCCGTACCTTGTGATTGGCGCGTTTCCGAAACTGGCTGGTTTTCTGCCAAAGCCAGGTGGTTGGATGGAGACGTTCAAGCAGATCATGGGATTCGTTTTGATCGCGACCACAATCTTCCTGATCAACGGCGTTTCCGCGAAATACAATACTTCGGTTTTGACCATGCTGCTGTTCATCGGCCTCGGCTGTTGGTGGATCGGAAAAACTGAACTCTATGAACCGCTCGGGAAACAGTTGAAAGCTTGGGGGGCCGGTTTCGCGATCATCGCCTTTGGCGTGTTCCTCGCCTTCGGCGCGTTGCTTCCCTGGTATGAACTGGACTACAAACCTTACAGCGACGCGGCGGTCGCCAAGCATCTCAAAGAGGGCAGGACGGTCTTGGTGGACTTTACTGCAGACTGGTGA
- a CDS encoding O-antigen ligase family protein, whose translation MKFASTLLAGLMILAAPWPIGGNYLYVRTVVLLLAAVLGGMAALSCLVERKKFRTSMVWFVLPLAAGYAIYQSLSLSGPISVYPSASRAQLYVLGSAIGLFLSSIVLFRERSTVEPLLICAGVTGFAVAFVGIVQNLGWNGKILWVYELLYGGVPFGPFVNKNNGAGFLILVLAGPLYFLAKQFMANAKQNEFEYAAGDVSLSSSHRAREKFRPVLALSRFLANLEAKHLYCLTGLIAIVAGVFLSFSRGGSVSVVAGLSTGLLLLMLANRWAVVLAAIVIASCIGTAMWVEQADAVSQSLASIAEADEDSAPRLMHWKDATSYYKAHWLLGSGLGTYRYEYPVFQQQAFRGKFAHAENVYLETLAELGMPGMAALGLTLLTLLYSIWLLFRQPRSADRALAVAGAASIVGLMAASCLDFGIYQPANFVVAAILFGCIVGRASHPECRLDRAGNDGRKSLGNYYRFGVLLILILTSAYSAFPSAAIESVQYAKRQIGLHVKYKGDSAHRLDRAEKALLFSEKFLPEDWETQYLLGQCEVFRHRQKLTEEVVNEMDIAIRQQGAEAGMSEEEIEEQFPPRSDFWMTTSLINLHRVMRITEAQNPTEFRSMRGDPTVVTPELQKAWVHFNEALSRCDRSERIHFRLAQLTVLLGPEEGNREVESKHVRDALEMAKGYTGLSYDAGLLCMHSGNFEQAAELWAGCLSRSRQYEGRIVQFGVGLPAKLYFETVLPQNPQDLLRLSKQYFSAPEQKVPNQLLLVHTRRLIKSSNLDDVQKSVLNAQAWFLAKDFEKACKEFEVVLASNADRPEWRLDYAKSLAEIGRYDDSIKEMKICQLEQPEAAIKISRLVERLKRERLRRQNSE comes from the coding sequence ATGAAGTTCGCTTCAACCCTTCTTGCTGGACTCATGATTTTGGCGGCCCCTTGGCCCATCGGCGGCAACTATTTGTACGTCCGAACCGTGGTGCTGCTGCTGGCCGCAGTGCTTGGCGGAATGGCTGCATTGAGCTGCCTTGTCGAGCGAAAGAAATTTCGCACTAGCATGGTCTGGTTTGTACTCCCATTGGCTGCCGGATATGCGATCTATCAGTCGCTTTCGCTCAGCGGTCCGATCTCGGTTTATCCATCTGCATCGCGAGCCCAGCTTTATGTGTTGGGTAGCGCTATCGGTCTGTTTCTCTCGTCGATTGTACTTTTTCGCGAGCGATCAACCGTCGAGCCGCTGCTGATATGTGCAGGTGTGACCGGGTTTGCCGTCGCATTCGTCGGTATCGTCCAGAATCTCGGTTGGAATGGGAAGATCTTGTGGGTCTATGAGTTGCTGTACGGAGGTGTCCCTTTCGGTCCGTTCGTGAATAAAAATAATGGTGCGGGATTTCTGATTCTGGTGCTTGCCGGGCCGCTCTATTTTTTGGCCAAGCAATTCATGGCCAACGCGAAACAAAATGAATTTGAATACGCTGCCGGCGACGTCTCTCTTTCTTCGTCGCATCGTGCGCGTGAAAAGTTTCGGCCTGTGCTCGCGTTGTCGAGGTTCCTCGCAAATCTCGAAGCCAAACACCTCTATTGCCTGACTGGGTTGATTGCGATTGTCGCCGGTGTGTTTTTGTCATTTTCGCGAGGTGGATCGGTCAGCGTCGTTGCCGGTTTGTCGACTGGCTTGCTGTTGTTGATGCTGGCCAATCGGTGGGCGGTCGTTCTGGCGGCTATCGTTATCGCGTCTTGCATTGGGACAGCAATGTGGGTCGAGCAAGCTGATGCGGTTTCCCAGTCCTTGGCCTCGATCGCGGAAGCCGATGAAGATTCAGCGCCGCGTCTGATGCATTGGAAAGACGCAACCTCATACTACAAAGCACATTGGCTGTTGGGGTCCGGGCTTGGAACGTATCGCTACGAATACCCTGTCTTCCAACAGCAGGCGTTTCGAGGAAAGTTTGCTCACGCAGAAAACGTCTATCTCGAAACGCTCGCGGAATTGGGTATGCCCGGGATGGCCGCCTTGGGGCTGACGCTGCTAACCCTGTTGTACTCAATCTGGTTGTTATTTCGGCAGCCACGCTCGGCAGATCGCGCTTTAGCCGTTGCTGGAGCGGCTTCGATTGTTGGATTGATGGCAGCGAGCTGTCTGGATTTTGGAATTTATCAACCGGCGAATTTTGTTGTGGCCGCCATCCTTTTCGGTTGCATCGTTGGACGTGCAAGTCATCCAGAATGTCGTCTGGATCGTGCTGGCAATGACGGCAGGAAATCGCTAGGAAACTACTATCGATTCGGCGTGCTTTTGATTTTAATTCTGACGTCGGCCTATTCAGCATTCCCCAGCGCGGCCATTGAATCAGTTCAATACGCAAAGCGGCAAATTGGATTGCATGTTAAATACAAGGGAGACAGTGCCCACAGGCTGGACCGAGCGGAAAAGGCGTTGCTGTTTTCGGAAAAGTTTTTGCCTGAAGACTGGGAGACTCAGTATTTGCTTGGGCAGTGCGAAGTATTTCGCCATCGACAAAAGTTGACCGAAGAGGTCGTCAATGAGATGGATATCGCGATCCGCCAGCAAGGTGCTGAGGCCGGGATGAGCGAAGAGGAAATCGAAGAACAATTCCCGCCACGATCCGATTTCTGGATGACGACATCGCTAATCAATCTTCACCGCGTGATGCGCATCACTGAGGCTCAGAACCCAACCGAATTCAGATCGATGCGCGGTGATCCAACGGTCGTCACGCCAGAGCTTCAAAAGGCTTGGGTGCATTTCAACGAGGCCCTATCACGATGCGATCGTAGTGAACGCATCCACTTCCGTTTGGCTCAGCTCACGGTGCTGTTGGGTCCGGAAGAGGGCAATCGCGAGGTGGAGTCAAAGCATGTTCGCGACGCTCTCGAAATGGCCAAAGGGTACACCGGGCTTTCTTACGATGCAGGGCTCTTGTGCATGCATTCCGGGAACTTTGAACAGGCCGCCGAACTGTGGGCAGGTTGCCTTTCACGGAGCCGGCAATACGAAGGACGAATTGTCCAGTTCGGAGTTGGGCTTCCAGCGAAACTTTATTTTGAGACCGTCCTCCCGCAAAATCCGCAAGACTTGCTTAGATTATCAAAACAGTACTTTTCAGCCCCGGAACAGAAGGTTCCAAATCAACTCTTGCTGGTCCATACTAGAAGACTCATTAAAAGCTCGAATCTTGACGATGTCCAAAAAAGCGTGCTAAACGCGCAAGCTTGGTTTCTCGCCAAAGATTTTGAAAAGGCTTGCAAAGAGTTCGAGGTGGTGCTGGCGTCAAATGCTGATCGCCCGGAATGGCGGCTTGATTACGCCAAATCTCTTGCCGAGATCGGTCGTTACGATGATTCGATCAAGGAAATGAAGATTTGCCAACTGGAACAGCCCGAGGCCGCTATTAAAATCTCACGCTTAGTTGAACGATTGAAGCGAGAGAGACTCCGCCGACAAAACAGCGAATAG